One Streptomyces sp. RPA4-2 genomic window carries:
- a CDS encoding 1-acyl-sn-glycerol-3-phosphate acyltransferase: MPRRKIGMTYRVMAAIAQPIVRLLFEREWEGERHIPADGGFIAAVNHNSYVDPLAYGYFQYAMGRPPRFFAKQGLFTGAFGRLMHAMKHIPVARGGAGVLAALETAATAVRAGEGVVFYPEGTLTRDPEMWPMRGRTGIARVALETGCPVIPVAQWGANLLMPPYGRMGRIFPRRTHRVLVGPPVDLSRYQGREPTLEVCREVTDEIMAAITSLLGEIRGLPVPTAPHARQTAEDSGDARASAA, encoded by the coding sequence ATGCCGCGCCGAAAGATCGGAATGACCTATCGGGTGATGGCCGCGATCGCGCAGCCCATCGTGCGTCTGCTGTTCGAGCGGGAATGGGAGGGCGAGCGTCACATCCCCGCCGACGGTGGTTTCATAGCGGCGGTCAACCACAATTCCTACGTCGATCCGCTAGCGTACGGGTATTTCCAGTACGCCATGGGGCGGCCGCCCCGCTTCTTCGCGAAGCAGGGACTGTTCACCGGTGCTTTCGGGCGGCTCATGCATGCGATGAAGCACATCCCTGTCGCCCGTGGAGGGGCCGGTGTGCTGGCGGCCCTCGAGACGGCGGCCACCGCGGTCCGGGCGGGGGAGGGCGTGGTCTTCTATCCGGAAGGCACGCTCACCCGTGATCCGGAGATGTGGCCGATGCGGGGCAGGACCGGAATCGCACGGGTCGCGCTGGAAACCGGCTGTCCGGTGATTCCGGTGGCGCAGTGGGGCGCCAATCTGCTGATGCCGCCGTACGGGAGAATGGGAAGGATATTTCCCCGCAGAACCCACCGCGTGCTCGTCGGACCGCCGGTGGACCTTTCCCGCTACCAGGGGAGGGAGCCGACTCTGGAGGTGTGCCGGGAGGTGACGGACGAGATCATGGCCGCGATCACGAGCCTGTTGGGCGAGATACGTGGACTTCCCGTGCCGACAGCCCCCCATGCGCGACAGACGGCGGAGGATTCCGGGGACGCGCGGGCGTCGGCCGCCTGA
- a CDS encoding GNAT family N-acetyltransferase, with protein MSGEEQVPVTEQLTDNMDRGRFELRRDDGLVGWLYYTHLKPNRYALRHTEVETSHQHQGVAGALVRRVSDEIRTRGGTITAICPFVADYLSRTTGYADLVDARHPGYSDRAAAESARVAAGG; from the coding sequence ATGAGCGGCGAAGAGCAGGTGCCGGTAACTGAGCAGCTGACCGACAACATGGATCGAGGTCGATTTGAGCTCCGCCGTGACGACGGCCTGGTCGGCTGGCTCTACTACACCCACCTGAAGCCCAACCGGTACGCGCTTCGGCACACTGAAGTCGAGACGAGCCATCAGCACCAGGGTGTGGCGGGCGCGTTGGTGCGGCGGGTGTCCGACGAGATCCGCACCCGCGGGGGCACGATCACCGCAATCTGCCCCTTCGTGGCCGACTACCTCTCGCGAACAACCGGCTACGCCGATCTGGTCGACGCCCGGCACCCGGGCTACTCCGATCGTGCTGCCGCCGAGTCGGCGCGGGTGGCGGCTGGTGGCTGA
- a CDS encoding MFS transporter: MQDVAPVINLARGGKSPRLAFSSAVVSLVASFAATAAPIPLFNTYRAEDGFTNAGISLAVVTYSVGTIATLLVLGRLSNHLGRRLTAIASLGLLLLGCLFLLNVQDIGTLLAGRLLMGVGAGLASSSLTSYIVDTAPTRPEWLASVASSQGPMLGLTLGAIASGALVQFAPWPRDLIYLVCAGLLVLAAALIVISPETAKSTPGAWRSLIPRVHVAARVRHLLPVAAAVFLATWATGAFYQAFMPALVADQLHTHGPLLLGLVFAAYMAPSVLGAPVGGRFTSAVAQRIGMTVFLAGWIGIVAAIAIGTLALFIAATIVAGAGQGIAISAATRGLLYGSTLADRAPIFSAIYLLCYSGAAFPSLISGQLSNDFSLPRIALGYGGLAIVATLFTVLAARNPFTDAPSTVSNHDDPHRHPGLTRP, encoded by the coding sequence ATGCAAGACGTGGCACCAGTGATCAACCTGGCGCGCGGGGGCAAATCGCCCCGGCTGGCATTCTCATCTGCGGTGGTTTCCCTGGTGGCCTCGTTTGCCGCGACGGCCGCACCGATTCCCCTGTTCAACACCTACCGGGCCGAGGACGGGTTCACCAACGCCGGCATCTCGCTGGCCGTCGTCACGTACTCCGTCGGCACTATCGCCACACTGTTGGTGCTGGGACGGCTGTCCAATCATCTGGGCCGGCGGCTCACCGCGATCGCCAGCCTCGGACTGCTCCTGCTGGGCTGTCTGTTCCTGCTGAACGTGCAGGACATCGGCACCCTGCTGGCCGGTCGGCTACTGATGGGCGTCGGTGCGGGGTTGGCCAGCAGCAGCCTCACCTCCTACATCGTCGACACCGCACCCACCAGGCCGGAATGGTTGGCCTCCGTCGCGTCCAGCCAGGGACCCATGCTCGGCCTCACCCTCGGCGCCATCGCCTCCGGCGCCCTGGTCCAGTTCGCCCCCTGGCCACGCGACCTCATCTACCTGGTTTGCGCCGGTCTCCTCGTACTGGCAGCCGCACTCATCGTCATCAGCCCGGAAACCGCGAAGTCGACACCGGGCGCTTGGCGATCACTGATACCCCGGGTCCACGTAGCGGCCCGGGTCAGGCACCTGCTCCCTGTCGCGGCCGCGGTGTTCTTGGCCACCTGGGCGACCGGGGCCTTTTACCAGGCCTTCATGCCCGCACTGGTCGCAGATCAACTCCACACCCACGGCCCACTCCTCCTCGGACTGGTGTTTGCTGCCTACATGGCCCCCAGCGTTCTCGGCGCTCCCGTCGGCGGCCGCTTCACATCCGCGGTAGCCCAACGCATCGGCATGACCGTCTTCTTGGCCGGCTGGATCGGCATCGTTGCAGCGATCGCCATCGGCACACTGGCGCTGTTCATCGCCGCAACCATCGTCGCCGGCGCCGGTCAAGGCATCGCCATCAGTGCCGCCACCCGCGGCCTGCTGTACGGCAGCACACTCGCCGACCGGGCGCCGATCTTCAGCGCGATCTACCTCCTCTGCTACAGCGGCGCCGCTTTCCCCAGCCTCATCTCGGGCCAACTCTCGAACGACTTCTCGCTACCGCGGATCGCCCTCGGATACGGCGGACTTGCCATCGTCGCCACCCTGTTCACCGTCCTCGCTGCACGCAATCCGTTCACGGACGCGCCCAGTACGGTAAGTAATCATGATGATCCTCACCGTCACCCAGGCCTCACCCGACCCTGA
- a CDS encoding GNAT family N-acetyltransferase, translated as MQPSPAAVEVRKDETTRLYEALIDDQVVGTLAYETTGGRATLTHSYVDPDHRHRGIASALARRALEDLAQGPAKVGIYCGFVADYVQDHPEWNDAVDISRSAFIATRTARDTTSGR; from the coding sequence ATGCAGCCATCACCGGCCGCCGTTGAGGTACGCAAGGACGAAACCACCCGCCTCTACGAGGCACTGATCGATGACCAGGTCGTCGGTACGCTGGCATACGAGACGACCGGCGGACGTGCCACGCTCACCCACTCTTATGTGGATCCAGATCACCGGCATCGGGGCATCGCGTCTGCCCTGGCGCGCCGCGCCCTGGAAGACCTGGCTCAAGGGCCGGCCAAGGTTGGCATCTACTGCGGTTTTGTCGCCGACTACGTCCAAGACCACCCTGAATGGAACGACGCCGTCGACATCAGCCGCTCGGCCTTCATCGCCACTCGCACCGCGCGAGACACGACCAGCGGGCGCTGA
- a CDS encoding NADP-dependent oxidoreductase, which translates to MKAVTALDRDAGVSGLTLTDLPYPHAAENDVIVRVHAAGFTRGELDWPGTWSDRAGRDRTPSVPGHEVSGVVAELGYGTTGITVGQRVFGLTDWARNGSLAEYVAVEARNLAPLPADVDCTVAAALPISGLTAWQGLFDHARIMTGQSVLIHGAAGGVGSIAVQLALEAGARVIGTGRSADGETVLALGAHTFLDLEASRLEDVGEVDVVFDVIGGDILDRSAALVRAGGTLVTIAQPPTVRPEDGRAIFFVVEPDRARLADLAQRVRDGRLDVRVGAVHPLTEAAAAFAPERRVTGRTIIRVTEDPQRSQSVATP; encoded by the coding sequence ATGAAAGCCGTCACCGCCCTGGACCGCGACGCCGGCGTCAGCGGGCTGACTCTGACCGACCTGCCGTATCCCCATGCCGCCGAGAACGACGTCATCGTGCGGGTGCATGCCGCGGGATTCACGCGCGGAGAGCTCGACTGGCCCGGAACGTGGTCCGATCGCGCGGGCCGCGACCGTACACCGAGCGTGCCCGGGCACGAGGTCTCCGGTGTGGTGGCGGAGCTCGGATACGGAACCACCGGCATTACGGTCGGTCAGCGGGTCTTCGGACTGACCGACTGGGCCCGCAACGGCTCGCTGGCCGAGTACGTCGCCGTGGAGGCCCGCAACCTCGCCCCGCTGCCCGCAGATGTCGACTGCACGGTGGCGGCGGCGCTGCCGATCTCCGGATTGACCGCCTGGCAAGGCCTGTTCGACCACGCGCGGATCATGACCGGGCAGAGCGTCCTGATCCACGGCGCCGCGGGCGGCGTCGGTTCGATCGCGGTGCAGCTCGCGCTGGAGGCGGGCGCCCGGGTGATCGGCACCGGTCGGTCCGCTGACGGGGAGACCGTCCTCGCGCTGGGCGCGCATACGTTCCTGGATCTCGAGGCCAGCCGGCTGGAGGACGTCGGCGAGGTCGACGTGGTGTTCGACGTGATCGGCGGTGACATCCTCGACCGCTCGGCCGCGCTCGTACGCGCTGGCGGCACGCTCGTCACGATCGCTCAGCCGCCCACCGTCCGGCCCGAGGACGGGCGGGCGATCTTCTTCGTCGTGGAACCCGACCGTGCGCGCCTCGCGGACCTGGCGCAGCGTGTCCGGGACGGGCGACTCGATGTGCGGGTCGGCGCGGTGCATCCGCTGACCGAGGCAGCGGCCGCCTTCGCCCCGGAGCGGCGCGTCACCGGTAGGACGATCATCCGGGTCACCGAGGACCCCCAGCGATCGCAGAGCGTCGCAACTCCGTGA
- a CDS encoding aminotransferase class I/II-fold pyridoxal phosphate-dependent enzyme — MTAGLVGETALITGSGHGIDAAIATGLAHAGVDVILLAPTADQLDETTNAIRASASSVEVRFVTTHLTNDDQRTTAISYLLPGGPVDVPIKNAAAVEHLGAHARISPAQLRQTLENDLMGAGRGVRRALAEAVREAVRTGHLPPGTRLPSSRRLAADLSLARNTVADAYTDLVAEGWLTARRGSGTLVADRMNTRPISARSAAEPSGDLCHDLIPGNPDLTTFPRAAWLKATRRALAAAPADALGYGDPRGRPELRVALADHLARARSVYVSPDHILICAGVSHGLQILSGVLAGRGARNVAVESYGLDKYCALLAAVGLQTLPLPFDTHGTDPLPPVGTDAVLLTPAHQFPVGTALPRDRRTAVVDWARRTGGLVLEDDYDGEFRFGSQSVGALQGLDPDHVIYLGSASKTLAPGLRLAWMALPPALAEEAAAAKGQIDSCEVLSQLTMAEFITSGAYGRHVRAARRRYRDRRDALVTALAQHAPKVRVIGTPAGLHTVLALPPGTEQRVLQAATRQGLKVAGLSRYRHERSLDALSDALVVGYGVPSDAAWPQALSALVRILS, encoded by the coding sequence GTGACAGCTGGACTTGTTGGCGAGACCGCACTGATCACCGGCTCTGGCCACGGCATTGACGCAGCGATTGCGACCGGACTTGCCCATGCCGGAGTCGATGTCATCCTTCTCGCCCCCACCGCCGACCAACTCGACGAAACCACCAACGCCATCAGAGCAAGCGCGTCGAGTGTTGAGGTTCGCTTCGTGACTACCCATCTGACCAACGACGACCAGCGCACCACGGCCATCAGCTACCTGCTGCCCGGCGGCCCTGTTGATGTCCCGATCAAAAATGCGGCCGCTGTCGAGCACCTCGGCGCCCACGCCAGGATCAGTCCAGCGCAGCTACGGCAGACCTTGGAGAATGATTTGATGGGAGCTGGACGAGGTGTGCGCCGTGCGCTGGCCGAAGCCGTGCGCGAAGCGGTCCGCACCGGCCACCTGCCCCCGGGGACACGGCTGCCCTCCTCCCGCCGGCTCGCCGCCGATCTCAGCCTTGCACGCAACACCGTGGCTGACGCCTATACCGACCTCGTCGCCGAAGGATGGCTTACCGCGCGCAGAGGCTCGGGCACGCTCGTGGCGGACAGGATGAACACTCGGCCGATCTCGGCGCGCTCGGCCGCCGAGCCGTCCGGAGACCTTTGCCACGACCTGATCCCAGGTAACCCCGACCTCACCACTTTTCCTCGTGCAGCGTGGCTGAAGGCCACACGCCGCGCCCTGGCGGCGGCCCCCGCCGACGCGCTCGGCTACGGCGACCCCCGCGGTCGGCCGGAACTACGGGTCGCACTCGCGGACCATCTCGCTCGAGCCCGGAGCGTGTACGTGAGTCCGGATCACATACTCATCTGCGCCGGCGTCTCCCACGGCCTGCAAATCCTGAGCGGAGTCCTGGCCGGGCGGGGGGCGAGGAACGTCGCCGTCGAGTCCTACGGCCTGGACAAGTACTGCGCGCTGCTGGCGGCTGTTGGGCTGCAGACCCTCCCGCTTCCCTTCGACACCCACGGAACCGACCCGCTGCCGCCGGTCGGCACCGATGCGGTCCTGCTCACACCGGCTCACCAGTTTCCTGTGGGCACGGCGCTGCCGCGCGATCGCCGGACCGCCGTCGTGGACTGGGCCAGACGGACCGGCGGCTTGGTCCTGGAGGATGACTACGACGGTGAGTTCCGGTTCGGCAGCCAGTCCGTCGGGGCGCTCCAAGGGCTCGACCCCGACCACGTGATCTACCTGGGTAGCGCCAGCAAGACCCTTGCTCCTGGCTTGCGGCTGGCCTGGATGGCGCTGCCTCCCGCGCTCGCTGAGGAAGCCGCGGCGGCCAAGGGACAGATCGACTCGTGCGAGGTACTCAGCCAGCTGACGATGGCGGAATTCATCACCTCCGGCGCGTACGGCCGTCACGTACGTGCTGCGCGCCGGCGCTACCGCGATCGACGAGACGCTCTCGTCACAGCCCTGGCCCAGCACGCACCCAAGGTGCGCGTCATCGGGACACCGGCCGGCCTGCACACCGTGCTCGCTTTGCCGCCCGGGACCGAGCAGCGGGTCCTTCAGGCGGCAACCCGGCAGGGCCTCAAAGTGGCTGGCCTGTCCCGATACCGCCATGAACGTTCCCTGGACGCCCTGTCCGATGCCCTCGTCGTCGGTTACGGGGTGCCCTCCGACGCAGCCTGGCCTCAGGCGCTCTCCGCACTCGTGCGGATCCTTTCCTGA
- a CDS encoding DUF427 domain-containing protein — protein MKAVVGETVVAEAASEAVVSIEGNVYFPPDSVAAGALRDSPTPYTCPWKGRAQYHDVVVGEVTLRDGAWSYPNIKESAASRVGRDFSGYVAFDVRQVRIEN, from the coding sequence ATGAAGGCAGTGGTTGGGGAGACCGTCGTGGCCGAGGCCGCGAGCGAGGCAGTAGTCAGTATCGAGGGGAATGTCTACTTCCCACCGGACTCAGTTGCGGCCGGCGCGCTCCGCGATAGCCCGACTCCTTACACATGCCCCTGGAAGGGGAGGGCGCAGTATCACGACGTTGTGGTTGGCGAGGTCACGCTCAGGGACGGGGCTTGGTCTTACCCGAACATCAAGGAGTCGGCGGCGAGCCGTGTCGGTCGCGACTTCAGCGGCTACGTCGCCTTCGATGTACGCCAGGTCAGGATCGAAAACTGA
- a CDS encoding PP2C family protein-serine/threonine phosphatase, which translates to MSRPPLPTPRATSQWQGYRWMPLWAAPIAAIPVADWFLPPNIHLAHLLVIPLALAAAFADIRRTAATALLALVALIAAGAERHTLTTENVLVQMLSLVLFSTLLLIATRLREQHQRRLAVVRQVSEAAQSVLLRPLPRRAGSVSLASTYVAAETEARIGGDLYALVRASGTTRLIIGDARGKGLGAIGDIETVLGAFRFNAHGHSTLSGLASALESDVCWDLGQSHRGDPDEWPGEHFVTAAVLEIPDDQSCARLISFGHLPPLLLHGRHVTPLEVSVPAPPLGLGALTETEYAPLTFRFTPGDRLVLYTDGVTEARDRMGSFYPLVERVTAWADQRPDALVRRIGADLRAHTGGPLGDDMALIVLQHEGALVRARISENRWAS; encoded by the coding sequence ATGAGCAGACCGCCCTTGCCGACGCCTAGAGCAACCAGCCAGTGGCAGGGCTACCGATGGATGCCGCTGTGGGCCGCGCCGATCGCGGCGATTCCGGTGGCCGACTGGTTCCTGCCGCCGAACATCCACCTCGCCCACCTGTTGGTCATCCCGCTCGCGCTAGCCGCCGCCTTCGCCGACATCCGCCGTACTGCCGCCACCGCTCTCTTGGCCCTCGTAGCGCTGATCGCCGCGGGAGCTGAGCGACACACACTGACCACCGAGAACGTACTCGTGCAGATGCTGTCCCTGGTGCTGTTCTCGACGCTGCTCCTGATCGCCACCCGTCTGCGCGAGCAGCATCAGCGCCGGCTGGCTGTCGTGCGCCAGGTCTCGGAAGCCGCGCAGTCTGTGCTGTTGCGGCCACTGCCGCGACGCGCGGGATCGGTGTCCCTGGCGTCGACGTACGTGGCCGCCGAGACCGAAGCCCGTATCGGTGGAGACCTCTACGCGCTGGTCCGCGCGTCTGGCACCACCCGGCTGATCATCGGGGATGCGCGCGGCAAGGGGCTCGGGGCCATCGGGGACATCGAGACCGTCCTCGGTGCCTTCCGCTTCAACGCGCACGGCCACTCCACACTGTCCGGGCTCGCGTCCGCCCTGGAGTCCGACGTGTGCTGGGACCTGGGCCAGTCGCATCGCGGAGATCCTGATGAATGGCCCGGTGAACACTTTGTCACAGCGGCCGTGCTCGAGATCCCGGACGACCAGTCCTGTGCCCGTCTGATCAGTTTCGGCCATCTGCCGCCGCTCCTGCTGCACGGGAGGCACGTCACGCCTCTGGAAGTCAGCGTCCCCGCCCCTCCACTGGGTCTTGGCGCACTGACGGAGACCGAGTACGCCCCATTGACCTTCCGTTTCACCCCGGGCGACCGGCTGGTGCTGTACACGGACGGAGTCACCGAGGCCCGGGACCGCATGGGCAGCTTCTACCCCCTCGTGGAGCGGGTGACGGCTTGGGCCGATCAGCGTCCGGATGCGCTCGTGCGCAGGATCGGCGCAGACCTGCGGGCGCATACGGGTGGGCCGCTCGGCGACGACATGGCCCTGATCGTGCTGCAGCACGAGGGGGCGCTCGTCCGGGCCCGGATCTCCGAGAACCGGTGGGCCTCGTGA
- a CDS encoding IS4 family transposase, translating into MSSQLSTCTLTRTTTVAAGAFAPGHLGGLTQHIPFELVDHVLEETKTVQARVRTLPSRVGIYFVLALGLFPSLGYRRVWDKLVAGLSGIDHGLPSEAALRQLRRRLGPEPIEALFETLAVPLARPTTTGACYRRWRTVAFDGCSSLKAPDLPRIRALLGKVRHHWGMSGYPALRLTVLCETGTRGLLGAVFGPSENGETVQAAELLPRLTPEMLLLADRAFDGDEFLRAVSETGSQFLIRLCAHRRPAVLAVLPDGSYLTRLRGLRVRIIEADITLTTSKGQRITGHYRLATTLLDHRHDPAEALIRLYHERWEIESAFYSLRHTLLTGRVLRSQDPRGLEQEVWALLTLYQVIRTAMVEAVESVPGADPDRASFTVALQAARDQVIRADHILPTSSGFTTSGISTAVRSALLPPRRARTSARKVKCPTSRYPANPTSEHPLTSKNVIGLAVEIRAHPTSSAGHGRSGQRNQVLQHMRTSPHRPWHARELATALSLTHYDSFCVQLSRWTREGLLEKTANATYKLAPECLLPTETGGA; encoded by the coding sequence TTGTCGAGTCAGCTCTCCACCTGCACCTTGACCCGTACTACCACCGTCGCAGCGGGCGCCTTCGCGCCGGGCCATCTGGGCGGGCTGACTCAGCACATACCCTTCGAGCTCGTCGATCACGTCCTCGAAGAGACCAAGACCGTTCAGGCCCGGGTGCGTACGCTCCCGTCCCGGGTCGGGATCTACTTTGTCCTGGCCCTGGGGCTCTTTCCGTCACTCGGATACCGCCGCGTGTGGGACAAGCTCGTGGCTGGCCTGTCGGGCATCGACCACGGTCTTCCGTCGGAAGCTGCACTGCGGCAGCTGCGCCGGCGCCTTGGGCCGGAGCCCATAGAGGCGTTGTTCGAAACACTCGCAGTGCCACTGGCACGGCCGACCACGACTGGTGCCTGCTACCGGCGCTGGCGGACCGTAGCGTTCGACGGCTGCAGTTCGCTGAAAGCCCCTGACCTGCCGCGCATCCGAGCTCTGCTGGGCAAGGTTCGGCACCACTGGGGCATGTCGGGCTACCCCGCTTTGAGACTGACCGTTCTGTGCGAGACCGGGACTCGGGGCCTGCTCGGGGCAGTCTTCGGCCCGTCCGAGAACGGGGAGACCGTCCAGGCGGCCGAGTTACTGCCCCGGCTGACACCGGAGATGCTCCTGCTCGCGGACCGGGCTTTCGACGGCGACGAATTCCTGCGTGCTGTCTCCGAGACCGGTTCTCAGTTCCTGATCCGGCTGTGCGCACACCGACGCCCCGCGGTGCTGGCAGTCCTCCCTGACGGCTCCTACCTCACCCGCCTCCGCGGCTTGCGCGTCCGCATCATCGAAGCCGACATCACTCTCACCACCAGCAAGGGACAACGCATCACGGGCCATTACCGGCTCGCGACGACGCTCCTGGATCACCGCCACGACCCGGCCGAAGCCCTGATCCGTCTCTACCACGAACGCTGGGAAATCGAATCTGCCTTCTACTCACTGCGGCACACACTTCTGACTGGCCGGGTCCTGCGGTCCCAAGATCCACGCGGACTTGAGCAGGAAGTCTGGGCTCTGCTCACGCTCTACCAGGTGATCCGCACGGCCATGGTCGAGGCCGTCGAGTCTGTCCCAGGGGCTGACCCCGACCGGGCAAGCTTCACCGTTGCGCTCCAGGCCGCCCGCGACCAGGTCATCCGCGCGGACCACATCCTGCCGACCTCATCGGGCTTCACCACGAGCGGCATCTCCACTGCGGTCCGGTCCGCTCTGCTGCCGCCCAGGCGCGCACGCACCAGCGCCCGCAAGGTCAAGTGCCCGACCTCCCGTTATCCGGCGAACCCGACCAGCGAGCACCCCCTGACCAGCAAAAACGTGATCGGTCTTGCCGTTGAAATCCGGGCCCATCCCACATCGTCGGCAGGGCACGGCCGCAGCGGTCAACGTAATCAGGTCCTCCAGCACATGCGCACCTCACCGCATCGACCCTGGCATGCACGCGAGCTTGCCACTGCCCTCTCTCTCACTCACTACGACAGCTTCTGCGTCCAGCTGAGCCGCTGGACCAGGGAAGGTCTCCTCGAGAAGACCGCGAACGCGACCTACAAGCTCGCCCCTGAATGCCTACTGCCTACAGAAACGGGAGGGGCTTGA
- a CDS encoding SpoIIE family protein phosphatase, which produces MDSSDDILQMATPSALLTLDGVIRSLNAAMARTLGRSVEQCVGRGFGDLLPTSQLSASESLVSHAATTTTVAMRVLEFPGPGAASVVCLVEARRVNDPVGGEALVWVHSLDARNDRGGLLIPFRLAAKAANLGLCMYSPQERKLEWLGGAPALAALFPEASMSLSEVVRRVHPDDRGALRRLVRSAAAQSPWIRLRFLTEHDGWHFLVCRARRIILGSGGPERVFGVIHDDTKRQARRRRALVALSAERQRADEIAAFSSAVMTAVTEQEIQQVVLTRLAATFGGTGAALAFITNGRLRVSSDAGIPIPVAALHGLPLDAPSALPHVIRTGEPQFISNQEDYIRRWPHGAMVPYFDRLDSGYAISITSLSPSGDQPLGAWFVTYDSEHRSSPDERALMGTLADLAGQALKRVRLQEARVELATALQQAMLPTLPEHLPGLEAAACYQPSRDGLDIGGDWYDAFVLPDGAIALEIGDVQGHDVDAAAAMGQVRASMRAIAAHEPDPATVLTRTNELLVTMDAARFASCTMLRIDPDDGRVTGASAGHVPLLYARDDGSHSIREMPGGPVLGVLPDADYAEETFTLDKDAALVMVTDGVVEGPSLTLDAGLERAGTLAAQAIHDGLNTEETADRILDAAVAVDHLDDVAVLIIRRT; this is translated from the coding sequence ATGGACTCCTCGGACGACATTCTTCAGATGGCTACACCGTCGGCTCTATTGACCCTGGACGGAGTTATCCGCAGCCTCAACGCGGCGATGGCCAGGACGCTGGGCAGGTCAGTGGAGCAGTGCGTGGGTCGTGGCTTCGGTGATCTGTTGCCCACAAGTCAGCTGAGCGCGAGCGAGAGTCTCGTTTCCCATGCCGCCACGACGACGACGGTTGCGATGCGGGTGCTGGAGTTCCCCGGGCCAGGTGCAGCATCTGTCGTCTGCCTTGTCGAGGCGCGACGAGTGAATGATCCCGTAGGTGGCGAGGCGCTGGTGTGGGTGCACTCGTTGGACGCGAGAAACGACCGGGGCGGCCTGCTGATCCCGTTCCGTCTGGCGGCCAAGGCCGCCAACCTCGGTCTGTGCATGTATTCACCCCAGGAACGCAAGCTGGAGTGGCTGGGAGGCGCGCCCGCCTTGGCGGCGCTGTTCCCGGAGGCCTCCATGTCGTTGTCCGAGGTGGTTCGGCGAGTCCATCCCGATGACCGCGGCGCTCTGCGGCGGCTCGTGCGTTCGGCGGCCGCCCAGTCCCCCTGGATCAGGTTGCGGTTCCTTACCGAGCACGATGGCTGGCATTTTCTGGTCTGCCGGGCCCGTCGGATCATTCTGGGGTCTGGCGGCCCTGAGCGGGTCTTCGGAGTGATCCACGACGACACCAAGAGGCAAGCGCGCCGACGCAGAGCGTTGGTCGCGCTGAGTGCTGAACGTCAGCGCGCCGACGAGATCGCGGCCTTCTCCTCCGCCGTGATGACAGCAGTCACAGAGCAAGAAATACAGCAGGTCGTCCTGACCCGGCTCGCCGCGACCTTCGGCGGTACGGGCGCCGCGCTGGCGTTCATCACCAATGGCCGCCTACGCGTCTCCTCCGATGCCGGGATCCCGATACCGGTGGCCGCCCTGCACGGCCTGCCGCTGGACGCCCCCAGCGCGCTGCCCCATGTGATCCGCACTGGTGAGCCGCAGTTCATTTCCAACCAGGAGGACTACATCCGCCGCTGGCCGCACGGGGCCATGGTGCCGTACTTCGACCGGCTCGACTCCGGCTACGCCATCTCGATCACCTCCCTCAGCCCGAGTGGCGATCAGCCGCTCGGGGCCTGGTTTGTGACCTACGACAGCGAACACCGTTCCTCCCCGGATGAGCGGGCCCTCATGGGCACTCTTGCCGACCTTGCAGGCCAGGCACTAAAGCGCGTCAGGTTGCAGGAGGCACGAGTCGAGCTGGCCACGGCGCTCCAGCAGGCCATGCTCCCCACGCTGCCCGAGCACCTCCCGGGCCTGGAGGCCGCCGCCTGCTACCAACCAAGCCGCGACGGGCTCGACATCGGCGGAGACTGGTACGACGCCTTCGTCCTGCCCGACGGTGCCATCGCCCTGGAGATCGGCGACGTCCAAGGGCACGACGTGGACGCCGCCGCAGCCATGGGACAGGTGCGCGCCTCCATGCGCGCGATCGCCGCCCACGAACCGGATCCCGCAACGGTGCTGACGCGGACCAACGAGCTGCTCGTCACGATGGACGCGGCACGATTCGCCAGCTGCACCATGCTGCGTATCGACCCAGACGATGGACGGGTCACCGGCGCGAGCGCCGGCCATGTGCCCTTGCTGTACGCACGCGACGACGGCAGTCACAGCATTCGTGAGATGCCGGGCGGCCCGGTGCTGGGGGTCCTGCCCGACGCGGACTACGCCGAAGAAACCTTCACGCTGGACAAGGACGCCGCGCTGGTCATGGTCACCGACGGCGTGGTCGAAGGGCCGAGCCTGACACTGGACGCCGGACTGGAGCGAGCCGGAACGCTGGCCGCCCAAGCCATCCACGACGGGCTGAACACCGAGGAGACCGCCGACCGCATCCTCGACGCCGCGGTCGCGGTAGACCACCTCGACGACGTGGCCGTGCTGATCATCCGACGCACATGA